The genomic DNA TTGGCGGTGCCGGGCCGGCCCACGGACGAAAACTCCCTGGGGGCCAACCGCCTTATCCAGGACGGGGCTTACCCGGTGCTTTCCGCGGAGGACGTCCTCTCCTACCTGGGATTTTCCGGAAAGCCCAGGAAGGCGCTGGAGCTTTCCCAGGAGGAGGAAGGGCTTTACGCCCTTCTGCGGCAGGGGGAGGCCTTGCCCGAGGACCTGGCCCAAGCCTTGGGGTTGACCCCAGAGCGGGTACTTTCCCTCCTCACCCTCCTGGAGCTGAAGGGCCTGGCCCAGGCCTTACCGGGGGGAAGGTATGGGGCTTTATAGCCCTGGCCGGGCCCTAGGGCCCGGCCAGGGGTGCTGGCCTACTTGGCCTTCTCGTAGAGCTTCTTGGCGATCTCGTAGAGCTCGCCCGGGTGGAACTCGGGGGCGAAAAGGGCGGCGTCGTGGCCGGGATCAAAGACCGGGCCACCCTCGGGGGGTCCGTCCACAACCCTTACCTCGCTTCCGTCCTCCGGGGAGGGGCCGGACCAGATGAGGCCCAGGTCCTGGTAGTCTGAGGGGCTGAAGCGGTAGAGGTTTTTGTGGAAGCCCAGGTCCATGTACTTCTTGGCCTCGGGGATCTTGCTGTTCTCAATCCGGGGGATGGGGAGCATCTTGGTCATCTCCACCCCGGTAAGGCTTTCCAGGGCTTTGCCGTAGGCGGCGGCGTGCACCCCGCCCCGCACCAGGAGGTAGCCGATCATCTCCCGGGCCACGGGGTTGGCGGTCATCTCGTAGACCCGGAGTTTGTGGGTACGGGCGGCCACTTCCAGGAAGAAGTTGTGCAAAAGATCCAGGATCAGGTTGCCGCTGGTGAAGACGTATTCCCCGTGCCAGTGCTCCCCCATGGCCCCCATCACCAGGCTGTTGCCTCCTCCGGCGATGAAATGGGCGGCGTTGCGGGCATCCTTGGCGAAGCCCAGGGGGGCTTGTACTGGGTCCACGCCTTCCTCCAGGTACTGGCCAGGGTTCTTGGCCAAAAGGCTGTTTATGGTGGCGGCCACAAGTTCTATATGGCCCAATTCTTCGGTGGCGATGTTGGCGATGAGGTCGTAATAGGGCTTGAGGGACTTCTTCCCCCGGAAGTTGAAGGACTGGTACATGTAGTTCATCAGGGTGGACATCTCCCCGAAGCGCCCCCCCAGAAGGGCCTGTACCGCCGCTGCCGCATTGGGGTCCTGCTCCTTGGGCATGGGCAACTCTATCTGTAGGCGATCTATCCTTAAAAACATCCTTACACCTCCTGCCTGACCTAGCCAGGCACTTTTCACCTTAGGGAAACCCTACTCATAAGTCTAATAGATTCGGATAGCCAAGGAAATAAAATAAAGCTATGACCTTGGACCAACTGCGTTACCTGGTGGCCTTGGTGGAGGAAAAGAGCTTCACCCGGGCGGCGGAGCGGGTCTACCTCTCCCAGCCCGCCCTAAGCGTGCAGATCCGCAAGCTGGAGGAGGAGCTACGGGTGAAGCTCTTTGACCGCAGGCGGGGAGAACCCACCGAGATGGGGCAGGCGGTGGCGGCCCAGGCCCGAAGGGTTTTAGAGGGGGTGGCCAGGATCAAGGCCATGGCCCGGGGGGAGGAGGGGGTGTTCCTGGGCCTTTTCCATATAGGTGTCATCCCCACCCTTGCCCCCTATCTGCTTCCCAAGCTGTTGCCTCGGCTTGCAGAAAAGCATCCCGCCCTCGAGGTCTCGGTGCGGGAGGAGCTCACCCCAAGTATCCTCCAGGGGCTTCAAGAGGGGCGCCTGGACGCTGGGCTGGTGGGCACGGAGGAGCGGGTGGCAGGTGTGCAAAGCATTCCCCTTTTCTCCGAGGGGTTTCTGGCCTACGTCTACCCGGGGCATCCCCTTTACGCTAAGGAGAGCCTCCATCCCTTGGAGATACCCCTCGAGGACACCTGGGTCCTCTCGGAGGGCCACTGCTTCCGCGACCAGGTCCTTTCCGTTTGCCGCCCAAGCATGGAAAGGCCCAAGGTGGCCTTCCAAAGCGGCAACCTGGAGACCCTGGTCCTCTTGGTGGAGGAGGTAGGGGGGCTTACCCTTCTTCCTGAGGTGGCCCTATGGACCCTGCCCAGGGATAAGCATGCCCACCTAAGGCCCCTAAGCCCTCCGGGTGCGGGGCGGACCGTGTACCTCTTGGTGCGGGAAGGAAGCCTCAAGGCTCCCGTGGCCCGGGTTTTGGGGGAGGAGGCCAAGGACATCTTCCAAGGGTTACGGGTGAGGGTTTGAGGGCAAAAAAGCGTTATGATTAGGGCGGAGGTTCGCCATGATTAAGGCCGAGGCAAAGGGTGGGGACGTGCATATCAAAGCGGGGCTCATCTGGATGAACGGGGCCCTTCTGCCCCAGGAGGAGGCCAAGACCAGCGTCCTAAGCCACGCCCTTCACTATGGGACTAGCGTTTTTGAGGGAATACGGGCCTATGAAACCCCAAGGGGTCCGGCCATCTTCCGCCTTCGGGAGCACGTGCGGCGTCTTTTCAACTCCGCCAAGGTCCTGCGCATGGAGATTCCCTTCACCCCGGAGGAGATGGAGGAGGCCATCAAGGAGGTGGTGCGGCAAAACGGCTACAAGAGCTGTTACATCCGCCCCCTGGCCTGGATGGGGGCCAAGGCTTTGGGGGTGAACCCCTTGCCCAACAACCCCGCGGAGGTCATGGTGGCCGCCTGGGAGTGGGGGGCTTACCTGGGGGAGGAGGCGGTGCGCAAGGGGGCTAAGCTCATCACCAGCTCCTGGGCCCGCTTCCCCGCCAACGTGATGCCGGGAAAGGCCAAGGTGGGGGGAAACTACGTGAACTCGGCCCTGGCCAAGATGGAAGCGGTGGCGGCGGGGGCGGACGAGGCCCTGTTGCTGGACGAGGAAGGCTATGTGGCCGAGGGCAGTGGGGAGAACGTGTTTTTCGTCCGGGATGGGGTGGTCTACGCCCTCGAGCACTCGGTGAACCTGGAGGGCATCACCCGCGACTCGGTGATCCGCATCGCCAAGGACC from Thermus albus includes the following:
- a CDS encoding hydrogen peroxide-inducible genes activator, with amino-acid sequence MTLDQLRYLVALVEEKSFTRAAERVYLSQPALSVQIRKLEEELRVKLFDRRRGEPTEMGQAVAAQARRVLEGVARIKAMARGEEGVFLGLFHIGVIPTLAPYLLPKLLPRLAEKHPALEVSVREELTPSILQGLQEGRLDAGLVGTEERVAGVQSIPLFSEGFLAYVYPGHPLYAKESLHPLEIPLEDTWVLSEGHCFRDQVLSVCRPSMERPKVAFQSGNLETLVLLVEEVGGLTLLPEVALWTLPRDKHAHLRPLSPPGAGRTVYLLVREGSLKAPVARVLGEEAKDIFQGLRVRV
- a CDS encoding manganese catalase family protein, producing the protein MFLRIDRLQIELPMPKEQDPNAAAAVQALLGGRFGEMSTLMNYMYQSFNFRGKKSLKPYYDLIANIATEELGHIELVAATINSLLAKNPGQYLEEGVDPVQAPLGFAKDARNAAHFIAGGGNSLVMGAMGEHWHGEYVFTSGNLILDLLHNFFLEVAARTHKLRVYEMTANPVAREMIGYLLVRGGVHAAAYGKALESLTGVEMTKMLPIPRIENSKIPEAKKYMDLGFHKNLYRFSPSDYQDLGLIWSGPSPEDGSEVRVVDGPPEGGPVFDPGHDAALFAPEFHPGELYEIAKKLYEKAK
- a CDS encoding branched-chain amino acid transaminase, coding for MIKAEAKGGDVHIKAGLIWMNGALLPQEEAKTSVLSHALHYGTSVFEGIRAYETPRGPAIFRLREHVRRLFNSAKVLRMEIPFTPEEMEEAIKEVVRQNGYKSCYIRPLAWMGAKALGVNPLPNNPAEVMVAAWEWGAYLGEEAVRKGAKLITSSWARFPANVMPGKAKVGGNYVNSALAKMEAVAAGADEALLLDEEGYVAEGSGENVFFVRDGVVYALEHSVNLEGITRDSVIRIAKDLGYEVQVVRATRDQLYMADEVFITGTAAEVTPVSMIDWRPIGSGSAGPITLRLREVYLEVVRGLRPEYEGWLTYV